The Paenibacillus sp. BIC5C1 DNA segment CATATGCGAGTACATAGAGACTCATTATATGGAGAGCATTACGCTGAACCAGTTAGTCGAGTTAACAGGGCTGAGCAAGTACCATCTGTTGCGTTTATTTACTCGTCAAAAAGGGATATCTCCCTACCGCTACCTGGAAACGATTCGCATCAATCAGGCCAAAAGGCTATTGGAACAAGGCCAACTCCCAATAGAGGTCGCCGCGCAAACAGGTTTCAGTGACCAGAGTCACTTTACGAATTTTTTCAAAAAACTAATTGGCTTGACGCCCAAGCAATACAGACGCATCTTCAACCATGAAGTGGATTCAAAGCGCACAGCGGATGATCAGTCATGACAAGTCAGAACAAAATCTCTACTGGACATCCGCTGGCCTTACTTACGATCCTGATCTGGGGAACAACGTTTATCTCCACCAAGGTGCTGTTGATCGATTTCACCCCGGTGGAGATTCTCTTTTTCCGTTTCGTGATTGGCTATGTAGTGCTCTTCCTGATCTATCCGCGGTTGATGCGAATTACCTCACTCCGAGAAGAAATGCTGTTTATCGGTGCTGGATTATGCGGGGTTACGTTATATTTTCTCATTGAAAATATTGCACTGGTGTACACCCTCGCTTCCAATGTAGGTGTTATTGTTTCGATTGCTCCTTTCTTTACCGCAGTCCTTGCTCATTTCTTCCTGGATGGAGAGAGATTGCACAAGCGGTTTATCGTGGGCTTCACCATTGCCTTGTCTGGCATTATCCTTATTGGATTCAACGGCAGTTTCATTCTGCAACTGAATCCGCTGGGGGATCTGCTTGCTTTCGTGGCACCTGCTGTGTGGGCGGTCTACTCCATACTCATGCGCAAAATAGGTGAACTCCCCTATCACACCATCGGTGCTACACGCAAAGTATTCTTTTATGGACTATTATTCATGCTTCCGGCTTTGTTCCTATTCGAATTCCACTTCGATCTTGGGCGCTTCGCCAATATGGCCAACCTCTCGAACTTTCTCTTTCTCGGGCTGGGTGCCTCGGCCTTATGTTTTGTAACCTGGAACCGGGCAGTGAATCTTCTGGGAGCCGTCAAAACAAGTGTGTACATTTATTTGGTGCCTGTCATTACTGTCGTCGCTTCTGCACTGATTCTACATGAACGGATTACCAGGATAACGCTGCTCGGAGCTCTATTAACGTTGCTCGGATCATTTATTTCAGAGAAGAAAGTACAAAGAAAAGACGACTACCGTAGTAAGTTGTCAGAAATTCAATAATATATTTATGGCTTCATCCATCGTCCAGAACTCAAAAAAGAAGCATTAATCCCTATGGGAATAGTGCCTCTCTTCATTTTGCCGGGACATCGCAACGATGCCTTTCTCTAATTCAACATGGATAGAAGTTTCTCCAACTCTTGCCTCTCCAGATGTCTCCATTGCCCACGCTCCAGTCCTTCCAGCGTAACATTCATAATTCGGATGCGCTCCAGCTTGAGCACTCTGTAACCCAAGGCTTTACACATTCTGCGGATTTGCAGATTAAGTCCCTGCGTCAAAATGATACGAAATACGTTCTCACTATGCTTATATACCTCACATGGCTTCGTCACCACATTCAAAATCTCAACCCCTTGCGACATCGCCCGTACGAATTCGTCTGTCACTGGTTTGTCTACGGTTACTACGTATTCTTTGTCGTGGTTATGCTCCGAACGCATCATCTTGTTCACAATATCTCCGTCATTCGTCAGAAAGATCAAACCCTCGGACGCCTTATCCAACCTGCCAATCGCAAAGATACGCGAGGGATAATTCACATACTGAATGATGTTTCCCTCTACCTGTTCTGCTGCGGTGCAGACAATGCCGATGGGTTTATTCAAAGCAAGGTAAACAGGCTCGCGATCATTGAAAGGAATCTCCTCACCATCAATGAGTACGATATCCTCGGGCTCTACGTCTGCACCTTTTTCACACACGTTACCATTAATCGTGATGCGCCCGGCTGCAATTAATCGGTTCGTTTCCCTGCGGGAGCAGTATCCCGTTTCACTTATGTATTTGTTAATTCGCATGTTCCACCACTTCTCATCTGTAATATTGCCACTTGTTCATTAGCGAGCTTATGTTGCCAGTTCATCGGCTTCGTTCAATAGGTTAGTACCTTGTACTGATTTTCATCCCACATCATCTCACTTATAATGAAACGAAGCAAATGAATTGTTATACGTTAGTACATAGGAAATTCAACATAAACTTCGGAAAGGAGTTAGGCATGGACAAAAAGTGTATGAGAGTGCTTAAAAAATTATATCTACACGGTAATGGTGAGTATGACAGAGCACGAGGAGTAATGATCTATCAAACGGATACATTAACTGCTGCCCAACAGGAGCTACTGACTACACAAGGCTGGGTGGCTAATGATCTGGAGTTAATCCACCATGATAATATCCTTCAACAACTAATCGCATTCCAGCAGAATGAACGTCTTTCCTGGTCGACGATTACCCAAGCATTTATTGCAGGTGTAGGGGGCAGTTATCCACGAGGCATATCTACGCTTACAAGCTATCATATGATGATTCACTCGCAGATGCATGCTTATGAGGAGACTGAACAGTTCCTTGCTTGCAAAGTTTGCGGATTCAGTCATAGAGATGAGGGCTGGGAGAATCTATCCAATATCCGTTACGCCCTGCACCAGGGTTATGATTACAGTGGGTCAAGCGTAGGTGCATACGCCGATCTGACAGAATTCATCAATTTACTTGAGAAGGAACCTATTAAACCAACTCCCGAGGATATCACTATATTTAATCAACTGCTTTATATGCTGGATCAAGCTGAAGACGAAGAATCTCCGGGAAAATTTGAGAAACGACTCACTGCAGAGAAATTGGTCAAAGGACATGCCGGAATTCGCAGAAGTATTCTTCAAGCGCTGTCCAGGGTAGGTGTGCTGCCCAATCAGGTTCTCTCCCTAAGTACAGACCATTGGACCAACAACGAACATCTCCTGAACGGTGAGTTGCAGCTTAATAATACCAAAGGCCGATCTGATATGGAGATGCCTTGGGCCGGCTGGCAAGGTAAACTTGGCGTCGATTGGGACAAAGCGCGCAAGCTGTTCGGACATGTGATTCAAGTCAAAGATTAAACCCACCAGCCTGTCATATTTATTGGTTATTGTTTGTCTAAACAGCTTAATCCAGATACAAAGAGGAGTTTACCATGCACAAAGTTAACCAACTTTCAATTGACCCTGACGTTCCGAACCACAATACTGGCATTTGGATTGGCGGAGAAATTGCATATGTTACAGAATGGCCGCTTAATCAGGAGAGTCAGCCCTTGTTGCATTTGTTCTCCATTGATTGCAATACACTTTTACAACAGCTGCATATCCCTTCGTTGCCCCCTGGGAAGTATATTTCGGTCTTCTCCACCTATTCCGCTTCGGAATACTTTTTGGATCAGGTGTCCTATACGGGGGATGAGCTGGAATGGAAGGAAAATATTCTAGCTGGATGTACATATGTATCCGTATCTTCAGAGCCACTAACTTCCGTATGTCCCATTCAATCCATTCCTTTATGCGGAGTAGGATTGACCGAAATACAAATAGAGGAACAGGATTTCCCTGCCTTTTCATTTTTCTCTTCCATACTACCAAACGGTGCGAAAGGAATTAGCCATCTACTAGAGGACTATCAATTCGTTTGTCAGATTTATTCCGGGGATTTCCCCCATCCCTATCAGGATATACTGGGACTTTCTGATGCTAATGGATATTTGTTATTACGAAATGGCCTTGCGTCTGCTCATGCACCCTTGGATGGAATTTTCTTTGTGCAGACCGCCTAGTGGGGACGATAGCCTAGGTTTATTCATAAGGATCTGATCATCAAAAAGTTTCCTGTCTATTACAGACAAGGAAACTTTTTTCGCTTCGACACGAAACCGTTTTAGGTTGAACATTGTGTGAGAAAGATCATTCATTCGTCAAAAGTTAACATTATTTTACAATAAAAAGCATGTACAATTGCATAATTATGGTATAAGTTATATACGAAAGAAACATTATTTACATAATATAAAATTTATATCCATCTTAGGAGGACAACTTATGAGAAGAATTTTCGCTTTAAGCTGCGGTTTTTATCTGTTAATCGGCATAACCAGCGTTGTACTCGGTGCACTTCTCCCCGTTTTATTGACACATTATGAGCGTGGTTATAGTGATGGCGGATTTTTGTTGTTTCTGCAGTTCCTCGGTTTTCTTGTCGGGGTGCTCGTTGCTCCTTCCATGACTGCCCGCATCGGCAGAAAATCCATGTTAACCATCGCACTGATCTGTATTGTGGCCGCCTATGCCGTTCTCGGATTCTTGCCATCCTGGACAGTTGTTCTTCTTCTAACCATTATTGTCGGGTTTGGGTCTGGTATCATTGAGCCCTCCGTTGGTGCGTTTACGATAGAATTTACGGAAAATCAGAAAGCAGTCGCAATGTCCAAGCTTGATGTGTACTTTGCCCTTGGAGCACTTCTCATCCCGGCAGTCGCTGCCTTATACATTTGGCTGGATCTTTGGCATCTTACGTTTTATACCGTTTCCGCGTTATCCCTTATTCTCATGCTGTTATGGGTGACCATGCCCACCTCCGCCGCTTCTTATCTGAAAAAAGCTGGTGAGAATACCGTTGGACATGCAACGGGCAGGGCCCAGTATTCCAGAAAACATATAGGGGTGCTCACAATCTTCGTCATTTTTTTCTTCGTTTACATGGGTCTGGAGTTAGGCCTGATGAACTTCCTGCCCTCCATCCTGGTCGAACGATTGCAGCTACAGGAGTCTGTCGCTTCATTAAGTGTATCCATCCTATGGATTGCCATGATTATCGGTCGTCTTTTTTCCGGAAAAATTGCTGAAGCTGTCAACTACATGCCTTTCCTGATCTGGAGTACGGTAGGTACACTTCTGTTCGCCGTTGCCATGGTGTTCGTAACAGGCCAATGGGCAACATACCTGCTAATCTTCGGAACCGGATTGTTCATGTCAGGGCTGTTCTGTATCGCACTGGTCTATGCCAACATTTTAATTCCGGGCATGACTGAGCGCACAACCAGCATCCTGATTGCATCAGGCGGGATCGGTGGCGCCATTCTGCAGTATGTAACCGGATGGAGCATGAGTGCTTGGCCTGTAGTGAACACGATCTGGATTTTGGCCGGATTTTGCTTGATTCTGCTCCTCACTCTCGTACTCTCTCATCTCTGGAATGTAAGGAACAGCACCGTAAGTGGAACTCTCGCACATCAGAGTAAAGAGATTTAAACGTTGCTTCTTGAGAGGGGTGATGCCTGCGTAATCCGGAATTTTTGATCTTCGTTCAGGCTAGTACATTACATTTATGGAGGGAATCGTATGCAAACCTTAACCAAAAACCGTTTTAGAACCGGACAAGGGATTAAGTTGATTGACGATGCAGGCGTTGAATATCTGGATGGTGTATCCGGTACGTTCAACCTGTCACTGGGCTACAATCACCCGCATGTCGTGAGCAAAATTCAGGAACAAGTCGGCAATCTGACGCATATGTCTTCCTCCTTCACAGAACCGTATGTGGATGAAGTGCTCGATCATCTGATTGAATATGCTCCAAACGATATTAATGCCGGTTGGATGCGGGATATTACGGGCTCAACCGCCAATGAATGTGCCACCAAAATTGCACAGAAATACACGCAATCCACAGACATTATCAGCCTGTACCTGTCCCATCATGGTCAGACCCAGTTTGCAACAGGGATTTCGGGAAATGCCTTCCGGC contains these protein-coding regions:
- a CDS encoding DMT family transporter — its product is MTSQNKISTGHPLALLTILIWGTTFISTKVLLIDFTPVEILFFRFVIGYVVLFLIYPRLMRITSLREEMLFIGAGLCGVTLYFLIENIALVYTLASNVGVIVSIAPFFTAVLAHFFLDGERLHKRFIVGFTIALSGIILIGFNGSFILQLNPLGDLLAFVAPAVWAVYSILMRKIGELPYHTIGATRKVFFYGLLFMLPALFLFEFHFDLGRFANMANLSNFLFLGLGASALCFVTWNRAVNLLGAVKTSVYIYLVPVITVVASALILHERITRITLLGALLTLLGSFISEKKVQRKDDYRSKLSEIQ
- a CDS encoding pseudouridine synthase, translating into MRINKYISETGYCSRRETNRLIAAGRITINGNVCEKGADVEPEDIVLIDGEEIPFNDREPVYLALNKPIGIVCTAAEQVEGNIIQYVNYPSRIFAIGRLDKASEGLIFLTNDGDIVNKMMRSEHNHDKEYVVTVDKPVTDEFVRAMSQGVEILNVVTKPCEVYKHSENVFRIILTQGLNLQIRRMCKALGYRVLKLERIRIMNVTLEGLERGQWRHLERQELEKLLSMLN
- a CDS encoding DUF1963 domain-containing protein, encoding MHKVNQLSIDPDVPNHNTGIWIGGEIAYVTEWPLNQESQPLLHLFSIDCNTLLQQLHIPSLPPGKYISVFSTYSASEYFLDQVSYTGDELEWKENILAGCTYVSVSSEPLTSVCPIQSIPLCGVGLTEIQIEEQDFPAFSFFSSILPNGAKGISHLLEDYQFVCQIYSGDFPHPYQDILGLSDANGYLLLRNGLASAHAPLDGIFFVQTA
- a CDS encoding MFS transporter, whose product is MRRIFALSCGFYLLIGITSVVLGALLPVLLTHYERGYSDGGFLLFLQFLGFLVGVLVAPSMTARIGRKSMLTIALICIVAAYAVLGFLPSWTVVLLLTIIVGFGSGIIEPSVGAFTIEFTENQKAVAMSKLDVYFALGALLIPAVAALYIWLDLWHLTFYTVSALSLILMLLWVTMPTSAASYLKKAGENTVGHATGRAQYSRKHIGVLTIFVIFFFVYMGLELGLMNFLPSILVERLQLQESVASLSVSILWIAMIIGRLFSGKIAEAVNYMPFLIWSTVGTLLFAVAMVFVTGQWATYLLIFGTGLFMSGLFCIALVYANILIPGMTERTTSILIASGGIGGAILQYVTGWSMSAWPVVNTIWILAGFCLILLLTLVLSHLWNVRNSTVSGTLAHQSKEI